A region of the Peredibacter starrii genome:
TCGAAGGCTTAATTACGCGATTAACAAATGAGATCCAGCGAGCAGAAGCATTGTCAATTTCAGGTAATAGCCCGCTGTGATTAAAACGAAGATTCTTATAAATCACTCGCCCATCCTGGAAGGCCAGGAACCACATGAGTACTTTATGGACACGAATGAGTGCCCAGGAAAACAAGAATCCATGAAGTCCCTTTCGCTTCTCTGTCACCATGATCGGCCAAACCACAGTTTCGCCTTTCTGAGAGAAGGTCTGTGAAAAAATGAAATAACCGCAAGGAAGCGGAAACTTTTTGAATAATTTTAAATCAATCATGATGGTCAATAAACCAAGGCAACCATCTACAAAAAGAACAGAACTTTTCCATTTATCTCCAAGGAAAAACTTCTGGATTTTTCCGGAAAGTGACTGATCTAACACCTTACCTGTGAACGTCACCTTGAAGCGAGTTCCCTCTTCCTGAATCGCAACATCCAGATCAAGAGGCAGTTTATGGACTGAGCGCATGTGCTGCTCATCAATTGAATTCATCATCGTAATGTGAGGGTGAGCAATTCGACGAAAAGGTTTCAAATCAGTGAAAAGGATTTCCTTCCCTTTCAATTCATCTATCTCAAAGACCTGACCAGAAGCTTCTTTATCTGAATATACCCAGATAAAGCCATACTTCTCTTCCACTGGATACGAGTTAACAGACTTCCCATTTTCCACTTTCTTTTTAAGACACGGAATATCAACGCACTTACCTTCTGAATTGAACTGCCACTCGTGGAAGATACAAGTGAGGTTTTCACCTTGAACTTTTCCTTCCGCAAGACTCATTCCCATATGAGGACAAAACTTGTCCAGCGCGTGTGCCTTTCCACTTTCAGTTCGGTAAAGAGCAAGCTCATGACCACAAATTTTGATCGGCAGGGCCTTTCCCTTTTTCAGGTCCTTACTTTTACAAACGACATACCATCCTTTCGCAACAACATCCCAGTTGTTGAACACCTTATGTGGACGGATTGGTTGGGTCGTTTGATTGATTTCAAAAAGCATTTCTTTCATGTGATAAGTCTATCACGTGACTAAATTCGCAAGGAGGCGGAAGGAAATACCTATGTCTATTGATCGGCTTTTCTAGTCAGCAGTCCCTTTAAACCAAAAAGGTCACCGACTAAGTTAATAAAAAAGCCCAGAACAAAGAGGGTCCCCAAAATTTTCATCGGCTTAAGTGTCTGAAGCAGGAACATGGAACTCGCGAGGATCATTACAATAGTCACCATGATACTAGCACGGGCGCGGCCTTCGATTCCTCTCGCTAGATTTTCATCATCCGTCAGCATGTACTGAATGGCATTGTCACCGGCGAGTCCCACCATGACCGCCAGGAAGATTGAGGTAATGAGAGTCACAGGAATTTGAAAAATACTTATGATGGTAAGAATCACTAATGGTCCCATAAGGGAAGATAGGACGACTGCCCAGAAATGCTGAAGCTTGTTCACAGTCCAGAGAAGATACACAAGTATTCCAACCACCAGTAAAATACTTACGGCAAAGCTTTCAATCATAGTACGAGAGATTTTTTCCCCATACTCCAGATACACTACTCGCTGACCTGCCAGACGACATTGGTCCTGACAAATCGGTAAAATCTCATCACGAAATTTTCTGAGTGAATGAAGATCCTGCTCTTTTAAGTAGAGAGGAATTCTCAGAGTGTCTTCACTTGAGTAGTACTTTTCCCATAATGGCGTCATACTCAGTTCCCGACGAATAAGTTCCTGCTTTAAAGGTGGGAAATCCTTGGTCCACTCTTGTGCCATTTCCTCTGGATCTTCTACGCGAGTCACCATCTCAGAAGCTTTGATCTTGCTCAGAATAGACTCTTGTTCAGCAATCGAAGGCTTAGTTGGAAAATAAAGATAGACCTGACCCTGCCAACCAAATTTCTTCTGAAAATCCTCGTATCCCACACGCATAACATGATCTTTCGGAAGATTCAGCACCGGTGAATCCTGATCATTCAAGAAAAAGAAAGCGGGCACTGAAAGCACCATCAGAACCATCAAGAGCTTTAAACACCAATCTGGCAGGCTAAATTCTTCAATCTTTTGGGCCCATTTCCCACTAATGCCCTTCTGAGAATTGACCCATACTTTCTCTTTGTTGATCACTTTTAGAACCGCAGGCAACAAAAGAAACAACATCAGCCATTCCGCTGCTGCACCAATAGCGGCCCCATTTCCAAAGCGCTGAATAAGAGAAAGGTCTGAGGTATTTAAAGAAAGAAAACCAACAATGGTTGTAAGCGAAGTGAAAAAACTAGGTCTGATTAATTTCTTAAAACTGTCGTGATAGTTACCAGTCATCTGGTGCTGAGTTACAAATATAAAGTCTGCAGTTCCCGAAACTGCCGTCATCAAAAAGAGATTATTTGTGAGAATATCAATCGGCATTCCGAGCAAGGCCATTAATCCATAAAGGATTATGCCTGAGCCCATCAAAGTCAGAATGAGGTATCCCCCACTCTTCCATGTTCCGTACACTGCGCGCATAAAAATTAAAATCACGAGCAGAACCAGCATGCTGTAAATGCTATCTCTCTGCATGATTTTTCTAAAATAGTATCGAGAAGTCGCAAGTCCTAGATATCGAACCTTGGCACTTTTGAATTCTTTTTTAGTGAATGAATCCGTGTGATCCATTAAAGATTGAATCTCTTTGAGATTGGCCCCGGTCTTTGTAAAAGACACATCAAAGACCAGATCCTTACTCCCACTTCGGGAAACGAGGTGACGAAAGAAGGAGGCCTTAAAAACTTCTGAAAGTTGAAATTCAGAATGAGGATCAAGCACACAAGGATCATTTAGGGTTTTTGGATACCAAAGCTTCCCATCCTGCATTTTCGGCGCACGGAGGGACCAAAGAGAAGTAACGTTTTTGATATCTTCCAGACGATTTAAATCTCGGCTCCAATTCAGGAGCTTACAAACATCTCCCGCCTTCGGAATACTCTCGAAGCTAAAGGCCACCAGAACCTGGGCCTGATCTCCGTAATATTCCTTCATCTCGAAAAGATCTGAACTACTTTGAAAATGCGAATCATAGACGTCATAGATATCAAGTTCGAGCTTTGTGAACTTAAGTCCCCAGGCGCAAATAGCGATCAGAACTGCAAAGAAGGTAACAGTTAGGCCCGCTCTTTTTTGCACAAAGAGGAGGACACTTTGGAAAAGCGATGAGCTATCAGGGAATGATTTTTTCACTCCCTAAATTATCAACTGGATTCAGTGCCAATGCCAGTTCTTTTGATGGTCCTCATGGGTATGAAGATATGAACCAGGTTTGTAGTACTTGTCGTAAAAATCAAGATCCAGGTGATGCGCCTGAAGATAGGTAAGGCAGTAAGTTGAAGGCAAGGTCGCCGGAAACTTTCCAAACTTTTGGTGAATGTATTGTGCTTGGAGGGCCACACATTCAATGAATTCCTCTGAATGAATTTTGGCACTTTTTCTCACTAGTGGTGATTCCTTCCAGGGACCAGGAGTCTCTTCATTAAAAGGTCCATTCGGACCAAACTTTCTTTCAACCACCGCTCTCACTGCCGCTTTCATATCGGGAAAATACGGAGGACAAAAAGCTTCAAATACTCCGGGAATGCCGACCGGGTTTGGAAACACCCAATCATTTCTAGTGACTGAACTAAAACCTAGCCCTTTATTACGTGGATCACCACTAACTCCAAAAACTGAATGGCGATCGATCCCGTCATACATCCATCCTCCGAGCCCCATTGCCTGAAGAATGAGTGATCCGGCGTAGCAAGAAGTCGATACTTCCACGGTTCCTTCACCTAAAACAATCTGCTC
Encoded here:
- a CDS encoding aromatic ring-hydroxylating dioxygenase subunit alpha, translated to MKEMLFEINQTTQPIRPHKVFNNWDVVAKGWYVVCKSKDLKKGKALPIKICGHELALYRTESGKAHALDKFCPHMGMSLAEGKVQGENLTCIFHEWQFNSEGKCVDIPCLKKKVENGKSVNSYPVEEKYGFIWVYSDKEASGQVFEIDELKGKEILFTDLKPFRRIAHPHITMMNSIDEQHMRSVHKLPLDLDVAIQEEGTRFKVTFTGKVLDQSLSGKIQKFFLGDKWKSSVLFVDGCLGLLTIMIDLKLFKKFPLPCGYFIFSQTFSQKGETVVWPIMVTEKRKGLHGFLFSWALIRVHKVLMWFLAFQDGRVIYKNLRFNHSGLLPEIDNASARWISFVNRVIKPSIWSRSRIGEQKEVVQEDEAVNA
- a CDS encoding RND transporter family protein; the encoded protein is MKKSFPDSSSLFQSVLLFVQKRAGLTVTFFAVLIAICAWGLKFTKLELDIYDVYDSHFQSSSDLFEMKEYYGDQAQVLVAFSFESIPKAGDVCKLLNWSRDLNRLEDIKNVTSLWSLRAPKMQDGKLWYPKTLNDPCVLDPHSEFQLSEVFKASFFRHLVSRSGSKDLVFDVSFTKTGANLKEIQSLMDHTDSFTKKEFKSAKVRYLGLATSRYYFRKIMQRDSIYSMLVLLVILIFMRAVYGTWKSGGYLILTLMGSGIILYGLMALLGMPIDILTNNLFLMTAVSGTADFIFVTQHQMTGNYHDSFKKLIRPSFFTSLTTIVGFLSLNTSDLSLIQRFGNGAAIGAAAEWLMLFLLLPAVLKVINKEKVWVNSQKGISGKWAQKIEEFSLPDWCLKLLMVLMVLSVPAFFFLNDQDSPVLNLPKDHVMRVGYEDFQKKFGWQGQVYLYFPTKPSIAEQESILSKIKASEMVTRVEDPEEMAQEWTKDFPPLKQELIRRELSMTPLWEKYYSSEDTLRIPLYLKEQDLHSLRKFRDEILPICQDQCRLAGQRVVYLEYGEKISRTMIESFAVSILLVVGILVYLLWTVNKLQHFWAVVLSSLMGPLVILTIISIFQIPVTLITSIFLAVMVGLAGDNAIQYMLTDDENLARGIEGRARASIMVTIVMILASSMFLLQTLKPMKILGTLFVLGFFINLVGDLFGLKGLLTRKADQ